A window from Physeter macrocephalus isolate SW-GA chromosome 11, ASM283717v5, whole genome shotgun sequence encodes these proteins:
- the LOC102990449 gene encoding golgin subfamily A member 7-like yields MSLKAVRQPLEGSGGGAARPVLAMRPQQAPVCGKVFIQRGYSSGTCCQFQTKFPAELENWIDRQQFEETVRTLNNLYAEAEKLGGQSYLEGCLACLTAYTNFFCMETHYEKVLKKVSKYIQEQNEKIYAPQGLLLTDPIERGLRVIEITIYEDRGMSSWKINHRIKGPPPAGTLICAPADRGVSPTSSPEHHSFVSAARAMVPFTPRTDFLEFHTWSDL; encoded by the coding sequence ATGTCCCTGAAGGCGGTGCGACAGCCGCTGGAGGGCAGCGGAGGCGGCGCGGCCCGTCCTGTCCTCGCCATGAGGCCGCAGCAAGCGCCAGTGTGCGGGAAGGTTTTCATTCAGCGAGGCTACAGCAGTGGCACCTGCTGCCAGTTCCAGACCAAGTTCCCCGCGGAGCTGGAGAACTGGATTGACAGGCAACAATTTGAAGAAACAGTTCGAACTCTAAATAACCTTTATGCTGAAGCAGAGAAGCTCGGGGGCCAGTCCTATCTTGAAGGCTGCCTGGCTTGTCTAACAGCGTACACCAACTTCTTTTGCATGGAAACTCACTACGAGAAGGTTCTGAAGAAAGTCTCCAAATACATTCAAGAGCAGAATGAGAAGATCTATGCTCCCCAAGGCCTCCTCCTGACAGATCCCATCGAGAGAGGACTTCGAGTTATTGAAATTACTATTTATGAAGACAGAGGCATGAGCAGTTGGAAGATAAACCATAGAATTAAAGGCCCACCTCCAGCTGGGACCCTCATCTGTGCACCGGCCGACCGCGGAgtgtcccccacctcctctccagaGCATCATTCCTTCGTATCTGCTGCCAGAGCCATGGTGCCATTCACTCCAAGGACTGACTTTCTAGAATTCCACACCTGGAGTGACCTCTAG